The Zalophus californianus isolate mZalCal1 chromosome X, mZalCal1.pri.v2, whole genome shotgun sequence genome window below encodes:
- the LOC113931126 gene encoding transcription factor BTF3-like, whose product MFTDQGTVIHFNNPKVQALLAANTFTITGHAEIKQLTEMLPSILNQLGADSLTSLRRLAEALPKQCVDGKAPLATGEDDDDEVPDLVENFDEASKNEAN is encoded by the coding sequence ATGTTCACAGACCAAGGAACAGTGATCCACTTTaacaaccccaaagttcaggcaTTGCTGGCAGCAAACACTTTCACCATTACAGGCCATGCTGAGATaaagcagctgacagaaatgctacccagtatcttaaaccaacttggtgcagacagtctgactagtttaagaagactggctgaagctctgcccaaacaatgtgtggatggaaaagcaccacttgctactggagaggatgatgatgatgaagttccagatcttgtggagaattttgatgaggcttccaagaatgaagcaaactga